One window of Mycoplasma parvum str. Indiana genomic DNA carries:
- a CDS encoding restriction endonuclease subunit S domain-containing protein, which translates to MLLEFLNYLLPKKYKETTAKTSLKHLSPFVLKNLEILIPDQKILEKFNNFWKDIHSKIEKLEQKIEEQRDKILFINASLLKIKN; encoded by the coding sequence TTGTTATTAGAGTTTCTTAATTATTTACTCCCTAAAAAATATAAAGAAACTACTGCAAAAACTTCTCTAAAACATTTATCTCCATTTGTACTTAAAAATTTGGAAATACTCATTCCAGACCAAAAAATATTGGAAAAATTCAATAATTTTTGAAAAGATATTCATTCTAAGATTGAAAAATTAGAACAAAAAATTGAAGAACAAAGAGACAAAATTTTGTTTATTAATGCATCATTATTGAAGATAAAAAATTAG
- a CDS encoding restriction endonuclease subunit S, whose amino-acid sequence MTNDVNSFNSFLEFSDPKFIKYCFDSKIISKQISSYKKYAIAQPMLCSHYILSIKLPKPLLEVQQKIGEILSKYDLILDNHEKQIEIFKKLKKSLFKEWFIKLRFPNYENYTIREGIP is encoded by the coding sequence TTAACTAATGATGTAAATTCATTCAACTCATTTCTTGAATTTTCTGATCCTAAATTTATTAAATATTGTTTTGATTCGAAAATAATTTCAAAACAAATATCTTCTTATAAAAAATACGCTATAGCTCAACCTATGTTGTGCTCGCATTATATATTATCTATTAAATTACCTAAGCCTCTCTTAGAAGTTCAACAAAAGATAGGAGAAATTCTTTCCAAATATGATCTAATACTTGATAATCATGAAAAACAGATTGAAATATTTAAAAAGTTAAAAAAATCATTATTTAAAGAGTGGTTCATTAAATTAAGATTTCCTAATTATGAAAATTACACCATCCGGGAGGGGATACCTTAA
- a CDS encoding ABC transporter ATP-binding protein yields the protein MFWGTFQNSSEKKEKIKLKREILKKKQVIVPNQTFLMDSLKQFQTKRAQYRIQFPLKFWVTNYNFLINVFFWLFFIWSFWVVSAIAFPTSRTPIISSNNLVVIFETAFNYITRQHNLDSIKNSYRLNVPHWNSDTYSFIGLALVLFLIGAFLIFIIKDFLLQMEYILKKARANVLLKKINNFSSFAFKLSFLQLINIPWATFALVMLFGRGIYTNEADESGAWSLIFGGSGEHTQGMTSKLPLTPLGYLTFVFNFCSFWTSIVVYRKYLKEFFAGNPFLLPFFRFIFIPLQSSYKISKKAKDSLQMKRTKPMKMSKLEKERIEKESTSFISLKNVNKHFGNFHALKDINLNIEQGEFIAILGPSGSGKTTLINLLSGIDIPTSGQLIIDKANTSIFSDKKLTAFRRDKIGYIFQNYALIPYLTARGNIELSTALTTEMKTLWESFVSLIKRYKNFIKTGLTRVKAIKKIFNQIFIASDTENITHLIHAFNLLPHEHKYPNQLSGGQQQRVSIARSLIKRPKILFADEATGALDHASAKIILKFFKLINKYAKTTIIMITHNPVIATITDRVIKIDGGRIVEDYRNFNPISVDKLTNL from the coding sequence GTGTTTTGAGGCACTTTTCAGAACTCTTCTGAAAAAAAAGAAAAAATCAAGCTGAAAAGAGAAATTCTAAAGAAAAAGCAGGTTATAGTACCTAATCAAACCTTTTTAATGGACTCACTAAAACAATTTCAAACTAAAAGAGCTCAATATAGAATTCAATTTCCCTTGAAATTTTGGGTAACTAATTACAACTTTTTAATTAATGTATTTTTCTGACTTTTCTTTATTTGATCATTTTGAGTTGTTAGTGCTATAGCTTTTCCTACCAGTAGAACTCCAATAATTTCTTCCAATAATTTAGTAGTTATTTTTGAAACTGCTTTCAACTATATCACTAGACAACATAATCTTGACTCTATAAAGAATAGTTATAGATTAAATGTTCCGCATTGAAATTCAGACACTTATTCTTTTATTGGATTAGCACTAGTACTATTTTTAATAGGTGCTTTCTTAATTTTTATTATTAAAGATTTCTTGCTTCAAATGGAATACATTTTGAAGAAAGCTAGAGCAAATGTTTTATTAAAAAAAATTAATAATTTTTCTAGTTTTGCTTTCAAATTATCATTTCTTCAATTAATAAATATTCCTTGAGCAACTTTTGCTTTAGTTATGCTGTTTGGAAGAGGAATATATACAAATGAAGCTGATGAAAGTGGAGCATGATCTTTAATATTTGGGGGTAGCGGAGAACATACGCAAGGAATGACTTCTAAATTACCTCTAACCCCATTAGGCTATTTAACTTTTGTATTTAACTTTTGTTCTTTCTGAACTTCTATAGTAGTCTATAGAAAATATTTGAAAGAATTTTTCGCGGGAAATCCTTTCTTATTGCCTTTCTTTAGATTTATTTTTATTCCTTTGCAATCTTCTTATAAAATCTCCAAAAAAGCTAAAGATTCTCTTCAAATGAAGAGAACTAAGCCAATGAAAATGAGCAAATTAGAGAAGGAAAGAATTGAAAAAGAAAGTACTTCTTTCATTTCTTTAAAAAATGTAAATAAACATTTTGGCAATTTTCATGCTCTAAAAGATATTAATTTAAATATTGAGCAAGGGGAATTTATAGCTATTCTAGGGCCTTCTGGCTCTGGAAAAACTACTTTAATTAATCTTTTATCAGGAATAGATATTCCTACTAGCGGTCAATTAATAATAGATAAAGCTAATACTTCTATTTTTTCTGATAAAAAATTAACTGCCTTTAGAAGAGATAAGATAGGATATATTTTCCAAAATTATGCTTTAATACCTTATCTAACTGCTAGGGGTAATATAGAATTATCAACAGCTTTAACAACTGAAATGAAAACTCTTTGAGAGTCCTTTGTATCTCTAATAAAGAGATACAAAAATTTCATTAAAACAGGTTTAACCAGAGTTAAAGCTATAAAAAAAATATTCAATCAAATATTTATAGCTTCTGATACCGAAAATATAACACATTTGATTCATGCATTTAATTTATTACCTCATGAACATAAATATCCCAATCAGTTGTCCGGAGGACAACAACAAAGAGTTTCTATTGCTAGATCATTAATTAAGAGACCTAAAATATTATTCGCTGATGAAGCAACAGGAGCATTAGATCATGCTTCAGCAAAAATTATTTTGAAATTTTTCAAATTAATTAATAAATATGCAAAAACCACTATTATTATGATTACTCATAATCCTGTAATAGCAACTATTACAGATAGAGTAATTAAGATAGACGGAGGAAGAATAGTGGAAGATTATAGGAATTTTAATCCCATTTCAGTCGATAAATTAACTAATCTTTAA
- a CDS encoding ABC transporter ATP-binding protein has protein sequence MVNLSCFSLLNFLYKLYNHQKEEDCFQNKKLDYKSWAKSEKKEIKKLKKDHTKEVIKEVVKLNKIHKGTVIYPNSPGYVIECRNLEKWYFNKKTGEYVRILKNVNLKVKSGELVVILGESGSGKTTLLNILAGMERASNGESIVYSHSLTTMNQEWLSFFRSKYLSIIFQNYALIPELTVRENILIGQQIQKDVKKRLDIDQIAELLGISQQMSKKPRALSGGQQQRVSIARALAKNPSLIFADEPTGAVDADTCRDILNIFVDINKKYKTTIFLITHNRLIAKIAHKVVHIDKGMIISTVTQIPVHPNTIDWQISS, from the coding sequence ATGGTTAATTTAAGTTGTTTTTCTCTTTTAAATTTTCTCTATAAGCTTTATAACCATCAAAAAGAAGAAGATTGTTTTCAAAATAAAAAGCTTGATTATAAATCTTGGGCAAAATCAGAAAAGAAAGAGATTAAAAAATTAAAAAAAGATCATACTAAGGAGGTAATCAAAGAAGTAGTGAAGTTAAACAAAATACACAAAGGAACTGTTATATATCCTAATTCACCAGGATATGTTATTGAATGTAGAAATTTAGAAAAGTGATATTTCAATAAAAAAACTGGAGAATATGTTCGTATTTTAAAAAATGTTAATTTAAAAGTTAAATCTGGTGAGTTAGTAGTTATTTTAGGGGAGTCTGGATCCGGAAAGACAACTCTTCTAAATATACTTGCTGGAATGGAAAGAGCTTCTAATGGAGAGTCAATTGTTTATTCTCATTCCTTAACTACTATGAATCAAGAATGATTATCTTTTTTTAGATCTAAATATCTTTCTATTATTTTTCAAAATTATGCTTTAATTCCTGAATTAACAGTTAGAGAAAATATTTTGATAGGTCAACAAATTCAAAAAGATGTTAAAAAAAGATTAGATATAGATCAAATAGCAGAGCTATTGGGCATTTCGCAACAAATGTCTAAAAAACCTAGAGCTCTTTCTGGAGGTCAACAACAAAGAGTTTCTATTGCTAGAGCTTTAGCGAAAAATCCTAGTTTGATTTTTGCTGATGAACCTACGGGAGCTGTAGATGCAGATACCTGTAGAGACATCTTAAATATTTTTGTTGATATCAACAAAAAATATAAAACAACTATTTTTTTAATTACTCATAATAGATTAATTGCGAAAATAGCTCATAAAGTGGTACATATAGATAAAGGAATGATTATCTCTACAGTTACTCAAATTCCTGTACACCCAAATACTATTGATTGGCAAATTAGCTCTTAA
- a CDS encoding PhoU domain-containing protein, with product MPINSELLELSIRKCYSDFLKYFQLIKDFVKSSLLFWEEKVNWEEIVKIEAESNNLYSKNILEIEWHCTKNTPSNVKLRFFLALFLSVKDLERCGDYLYSIAKIATKEENRELKEIILHSQIWEIVTEYCQNIYYFFDKFSGEIEQLSFQDILFKKTALYEKITKISIQLNEQLLKLKSLENWNNEQFSQKNELNFSEQFRNIISLSRLLQLVLVKIDRFLDHIFNIVENFYYIKNQKLQLHLSTLLKENHRTD from the coding sequence ATGCCGATCAATTCAGAGCTTTTAGAGCTTTCAATAAGGAAATGCTATTCAGATTTTTTAAAGTATTTTCAATTAATTAAAGATTTTGTTAAATCTTCTCTTCTCTTTTGAGAAGAGAAAGTAAATTGAGAAGAAATAGTGAAGATAGAGGCTGAATCTAATAATTTATATAGTAAAAATATTCTAGAAATAGAATGGCATTGTACTAAAAATACTCCTTCAAATGTTAAACTAAGATTTTTCTTGGCTCTTTTTTTGTCCGTTAAGGATTTAGAAAGATGTGGAGATTATTTATATTCTATAGCAAAAATAGCCACTAAAGAAGAAAATAGAGAATTAAAAGAAATTATTTTGCATTCACAAATTTGAGAAATAGTAACAGAATATTGTCAAAATATTTATTATTTTTTTGATAAATTTTCTGGAGAAATCGAGCAATTATCTTTTCAAGATATATTATTTAAAAAAACTGCATTATATGAAAAAATAACAAAAATTTCTATTCAATTAAATGAGCAATTATTGAAATTAAAGAGTCTAGAAAATTGAAATAATGAGCAATTTTCTCAAAAAAATGAATTAAATTTTTCTGAACAATTCAGAAATATTATTTCTCTTTCAAGATTACTTCAATTGGTTTTAGTAAAAATAGATAGATTTTTAGACCATATTTTTAATATAGTTGAAAATTTCTACTATATTAAAAATCAAAAGTTGCAATTACACTTAAGCACTTTATTAAAAGAAAATCATAGAACTGACTAA
- a CDS encoding tRNA ligase subunit PheS family protein: protein MNIYEELKLLKEEVQKASSREALDCVFKKWREKYLLPLREQIKNFSSPEEKKKVGLLFKELQEKSQEIYQTKKDELSTWKNIYGEPRPSFLIEEEKIAYTSVNFLADFVNKLSNFLEKYNFNYYEDSEIVKVHENFDSLLIPENHPARATSDSFFLKNISKNSEGEKMLRTHNTTSTLEILKKFKGKEFKGASIGSVYRKEDNDPTHLSQFTQLDLVWVGRDLNLENLRELVEALLNDLFKDSSWSKEYVLRPSYFPFTSPSFEVDLRCNCGLLRECRLCKGSGWIEILGCGFLENEIMKKTHPNHCSLALGLGVERICMLQNSIQDIRSFYENDFTKIVKSANKF from the coding sequence ATGAATATTTACGAAGAACTTAAACTACTAAAAGAAGAGGTACAAAAAGCTTCCTCACGGGAAGCTTTAGATTGTGTTTTTAAAAAATGAAGGGAAAAATATCTTTTGCCTTTAAGAGAACAAATTAAAAACTTTTCTTCTCCGGAGGAAAAGAAGAAAGTAGGACTTCTTTTTAAAGAATTACAAGAAAAATCTCAGGAAATTTATCAAACTAAAAAAGATGAATTATCTACTTGAAAAAATATTTATGGAGAGCCAAGACCTTCTTTCTTAATTGAAGAAGAAAAAATTGCATATACTTCTGTGAATTTTTTAGCTGATTTTGTAAATAAATTATCTAATTTTTTAGAAAAATATAACTTTAACTATTATGAAGACAGCGAAATAGTTAAAGTTCATGAAAATTTTGATTCTCTTTTAATACCTGAGAATCATCCAGCAAGAGCTACTAGTGATAGTTTTTTTTTAAAAAATATTTCCAAAAATAGCGAGGGAGAAAAAATGCTTAGAACTCATAATACTACTAGCACTTTAGAGATTCTAAAAAAATTTAAGGGGAAAGAATTTAAAGGAGCTTCAATTGGATCGGTGTATAGAAAAGAAGATAATGATCCAACTCATTTATCCCAATTCACTCAATTAGATCTTGTTTGAGTCGGAAGAGATTTAAATTTAGAAAATTTAAGAGAGCTTGTTGAAGCTCTTTTAAATGATTTATTTAAAGATTCTTCTTGAAGTAAAGAATATGTATTAAGGCCCTCTTATTTTCCATTTACTTCCCCTTCTTTTGAGGTAGATTTGAGATGTAATTGTGGACTTTTAAGAGAATGTAGATTATGTAAGGGAAGTGGATGAATTGAAATTTTAGGGTGTGGATTCTTAGAAAATGAAATAATGAAGAAAACACATCCTAATCATTGCTCTTTAGCTCTTGGCTTGGGTGTAGAGAGAATTTGTATGCTTCAAAATTCAATTCAAGATATTAGATCTTTTTATGAAAATGATTTCACAAAGATAGTAAAAAGTGCAAATAAATTTTAA
- a CDS encoding methionine adenosyltransferase domain-containing protein has translation MSVRNYSCEGVGRGHPDKISDLISDSILDALIQKIGIKKTRFAGEVLVSSKKIVIAGEGSAHQQVNFKQIASKVLRELGYNSEGFEFIIDYKDQSSELFQLNSDSCKLTQDQGIVFGFASSHTSHYLALEYCLTKELLLKTKEAIHNKVFHWAKEDYKVLVNLEVKNNDFKNVRLNFLVFSIQHITDISREEIIKELKEKIIFPCLKQLNILWDSKTSWYINSSGSFQIGGLIADTGVTNRKQIADAFGPAVHSGGGGLCGKDLTKIDRLGCYFARWVAKNLVAAGLATQLELKITYAIAQEIALSYEITFFENLKKTQEEVIKIIEECFPTKVSEIFELFTSSPITFSKLTEISNFGNFIPNLPWEKLNRVEIINEYLRRT, from the coding sequence ATTTCTGTCAGAAATTATTCTTGCGAGGGAGTTGGCAGAGGCCATCCAGATAAGATTTCAGATCTTATATCTGACAGTATTTTAGATGCTTTAATTCAAAAAATAGGCATTAAAAAAACTAGATTTGCTGGCGAGGTTTTAGTTAGCTCTAAAAAAATAGTTATTGCTGGCGAGGGAAGTGCTCACCAGCAAGTAAATTTCAAGCAAATTGCTTCTAAGGTACTTCGAGAATTAGGATACAATTCTGAAGGTTTTGAATTCATTATTGATTACAAAGATCAATCTAGTGAACTATTTCAATTAAATAGTGATTCTTGTAAATTAACTCAAGATCAAGGAATAGTTTTTGGTTTTGCTTCTTCCCATACTTCTCATTATTTAGCTTTAGAATATTGCTTAACTAAAGAATTGCTTCTTAAAACTAAAGAGGCAATTCACAATAAAGTCTTTCATTGAGCTAAAGAAGACTATAAAGTATTAGTGAATTTAGAAGTAAAAAATAATGACTTTAAGAATGTTAGACTTAATTTTTTAGTTTTTTCTATTCAACATATAACTGATATAAGTAGAGAAGAAATTATTAAAGAATTGAAAGAAAAAATAATTTTTCCCTGTTTGAAGCAATTAAATATATTATGAGATTCCAAAACTTCTTGATATATTAATTCTTCAGGATCTTTCCAAATAGGCGGTTTAATAGCTGATACGGGAGTAACTAATAGAAAACAAATTGCAGATGCTTTTGGCCCCGCAGTCCATAGTGGAGGGGGAGGTCTTTGTGGAAAGGATCTTACAAAAATAGATAGATTAGGTTGTTATTTTGCTAGATGAGTGGCTAAAAATTTAGTAGCTGCGGGCTTAGCTACTCAATTAGAATTAAAAATAACTTATGCTATAGCTCAGGAAATAGCATTATCTTATGAAATTACTTTTTTTGAAAATTTGAAAAAAACACAAGAGGAAGTAATCAAAATTATTGAGGAATGTTTTCCGACTAAAGTGAGTGAAATTTTTGAATTATTCACTTCTTCTCCAATTACTTTCTCTAAATTAACTGAGATATCTAATTTTGGTAATTTTATTCCTAATCTCCCTTGAGAAAAATTAAATAGAGTAGAAATAATTAATGAATATTTACGAAGAACTTAA
- the tsaD gene encoding tRNA (adenosine(37)-N6)-threonylcarbamoyltransferase complex transferase subunit TsaD, whose protein sequence is MGIECTCDDSSVAIYSLEEKKIINQITYSSRDEYHQYGGIVPEIAARTHEKNLFRSLEETLNSCKLKMEDISYISYSAEPGLDSSILSGRMLATTLAVALDKVLLPINHLEAHVFSIGLQEKLIFPSLTLLITGKNTIVYQLIDNKRIIKLDECKDCALGEAYDKVARIMGLKYPGGPLLEKYYNKYKEFPPLTRRSKNITKLTLNFSGLITASDRYWKKLQENENLSLDKKREALSTAFQKEIIEILLIKLKHWAQKSSIKQLYIVGGVSKNVIIRENLLKFFLENNLNCSFISPDLAEDNGAMIAYRASLLI, encoded by the coding sequence TTGGGGATTGAATGCACTTGTGATGATAGTTCTGTAGCTATTTATTCATTAGAAGAAAAAAAAATAATTAATCAAATTACTTATTCTTCTAGAGATGAATATCACCAATATGGAGGAATTGTTCCTGAAATTGCAGCTAGAACTCATGAAAAAAATTTATTTCGTTCTTTAGAAGAGACTTTAAATAGCTGCAAACTTAAAATGGAAGATATTTCTTATATCTCTTATTCTGCTGAACCCGGATTAGATTCTTCTATTTTATCAGGAAGGATGTTAGCTACTACACTAGCAGTAGCTTTAGATAAAGTCTTATTGCCTATTAATCATTTAGAAGCCCATGTTTTTTCAATAGGTTTACAGGAAAAATTAATTTTTCCTTCTCTAACATTATTAATTACCGGTAAAAATACTATTGTCTATCAGTTAATAGATAATAAAAGAATTATTAAATTGGATGAATGTAAAGATTGTGCATTAGGAGAAGCTTATGATAAAGTAGCTAGAATAATGGGACTCAAATATCCTGGGGGGCCATTATTAGAAAAATATTACAACAAATATAAAGAATTTCCTCCTTTAACTAGAAGAAGTAAGAATATAACTAAATTAACACTTAATTTTTCTGGTTTAATTACTGCTTCCGATAGATATTGAAAGAAATTGCAAGAGAATGAAAATCTTTCTCTCGATAAAAAAAGAGAAGCTCTAAGTACTGCTTTTCAAAAAGAGATAATAGAAATATTGTTAATTAAATTGAAACATTGAGCTCAGAAAAGCTCAATTAAACAACTTTATATTGTTGGGGGAGTTAGCAAAAATGTAATAATTAGAGAAAATTTACTTAAATTCTTTTTAGAAAATAATTTAAATTGTTCTTTTATTTCTCCTGATTTAGCTGAAGATAATGGAGCTATGATAGCTTATAGAGCTAGTCTTTTAATTTAA
- a CDS encoding type 2 periplasmic-binding domain-containing protein: MSLKLLTVPVLSSFVLPISIINLPFFSNNEIVLATYQSYISNELASEANSKFGVQTVYFENDRDILSGFKTGAYDLAIISSSTLEEAIEKKIVKPIDWAKFSSLNQDLKDKLKSFKENQNEKIQGFNSLYSPIVNNFFKEKPQLSEYGLPYFLSYFTFAYKCKDCPKELDNSSGNWGEQFQSIINQKEKDNKSFKLGIIEDEVTILSLSKLSSKEYKDKKSWKDNQNSKDFFSQYKELSKLGLRSKNRDSSIFMNSDSALMSEMFIKDQLQGVFMYNGDALYSYKELKNNNEERAKDFRLLNISPSLWLLDQIAISYKINGEKEEKIYRFLDKLLFSGAINNKNKEIETQKTESNNIKNSWAWRNFEFLQYTPVLKEMQEVIKGENKDKQEEKEYDDMMLKLLFGGDNEKECGGALQKEEKCNIVFESGMTDSQNLDLSLAFQKWKNNRYF; this comes from the coding sequence ATGAGTTTAAAACTTTTAACAGTACCTGTTTTAAGCTCATTTGTATTGCCCATCTCAATAATTAATTTACCTTTTTTTTCTAATAATGAAATAGTACTAGCTACTTATCAGTCTTACATTAGTAATGAATTAGCCTCAGAAGCTAACTCAAAATTTGGCGTTCAAACAGTTTATTTTGAGAACGATAGAGATATTTTGAGTGGTTTTAAAACAGGAGCTTATGATTTAGCAATTATTAGCTCTTCTACTTTAGAAGAAGCTATTGAAAAAAAAATAGTTAAACCAATTGATTGAGCTAAATTTAGTTCTTTAAATCAAGATTTAAAAGATAAATTAAAAAGTTTTAAAGAAAATCAAAATGAAAAAATTCAAGGCTTCAATTCTCTTTATTCCCCAATAGTTAATAATTTTTTCAAAGAAAAGCCCCAATTATCAGAGTACGGATTACCTTACTTTTTAAGTTATTTCACTTTTGCTTACAAATGTAAGGATTGCCCAAAAGAGTTAGATAATTCTTCTGGAAATTGAGGGGAGCAATTTCAAAGCATCATTAATCAAAAAGAAAAAGATAATAAATCCTTTAAATTAGGGATTATTGAAGATGAAGTAACAATATTATCCTTATCTAAATTAAGCTCTAAAGAATATAAAGATAAAAAAAGTTGAAAAGATAATCAAAATTCAAAAGATTTTTTTTCTCAATATAAAGAACTTTCTAAATTAGGATTAAGAAGTAAAAATAGAGATAGCTCTATTTTTATGAATTCTGATTCAGCTTTAATGTCTGAAATGTTTATTAAAGATCAATTACAAGGAGTTTTTATGTACAATGGAGATGCTCTTTATTCTTATAAAGAGTTAAAAAATAATAATGAAGAAAGAGCAAAAGATTTTAGACTTCTTAATATTTCCCCTTCATTATGACTTTTGGATCAAATAGCTATTTCTTATAAGATAAATGGAGAAAAAGAGGAGAAAATTTATAGATTTTTAGATAAATTATTATTTTCTGGGGCAATAAATAATAAAAATAAAGAAATTGAAACTCAAAAGACAGAAAGTAATAATATAAAAAATTCTTGAGCTTGAAGGAATTTTGAATTTCTTCAATATACCCCTGTTTTAAAAGAGATGCAAGAAGTAATAAAAGGGGAAAATAAAGATAAACAAGAGGAAAAAGAATATGATGATATGATGCTTAAATTACTTTTTGGAGGAGATAATGAGAAGGAATGTGGAGGTGCTTTGCAAAAAGAAGAAAAATGTAATATAGTTTTTGAGTCAGGAATGACAGATAGTCAGAATTTAGATTTATCATTAGCTTTTCAAAAATGAAAAAATAATAGATATTTTTAG
- a CDS encoding ABC transporter permease → MSILSFFLILYLPWLVVVLLSFRESDSEKGTISIDLNDSSKAWTLRNYFDLFSLDISKNDSFWISLRNSVIIAVASVCPALWISIISSYAIWKKGEKLKSLVFKLSNLSISSPEIIQGLSFMLLFSAVLLPLGFNFGFLTIVLSHIALLVPYGIILIYPKLEKINKKLLLASLDLNCGELETLLKVILPQLKRAIILAFIVLSLLSMDDFIITNLVKGRSTTLTTQMYTMKKGIKVWALTFGSLLLMGSILFYFLHSLFKTCKSKKRNNIYLLNLM, encoded by the coding sequence ATGAGTATTCTCTCATTTTTTTTAATTCTTTATTTACCCTGATTGGTAGTAGTTTTATTATCTTTCAGAGAATCAGATTCAGAAAAAGGTACTATTTCCATTGATTTGAACGATAGTAGTAAAGCTTGAACTTTAAGAAATTATTTTGATTTATTTTCGCTGGATATTAGTAAAAATGATTCTTTTTGAATTAGTTTAAGGAATTCAGTTATTATAGCTGTGGCATCTGTATGCCCAGCATTATGAATTTCTATTATCAGCTCTTATGCTATATGAAAAAAAGGTGAAAAGCTTAAATCGTTAGTATTTAAACTTTCTAATTTATCTATTTCTTCTCCAGAAATAATTCAAGGATTATCTTTTATGCTGCTTTTTAGTGCTGTTTTATTACCTTTAGGTTTTAATTTTGGTTTTTTAACTATTGTTCTCTCTCATATAGCTCTTTTAGTTCCTTATGGAATTATTCTTATTTATCCTAAATTAGAAAAAATAAATAAAAAATTGCTTTTAGCTAGTCTTGATTTAAATTGCGGAGAATTAGAAACACTTTTAAAAGTAATACTTCCACAATTAAAAAGAGCAATTATTCTAGCTTTTATAGTATTAAGTTTGCTATCAATGGATGACTTTATTATTACTAATTTAGTTAAAGGTAGAAGTACTACTTTAACTACTCAAATGTACACAATGAAAAAAGGAATAAAAGTTTGAGCTCTCACTTTTGGCTCTTTATTGTTAATGGGCTCAATACTTTTTTATTTCTTACACTCTTTATTCAAAACCTGTAAAAGCAAGAAAAGAAATAATATTTATTTACTTAATTTGATGTAA